CTCTGATTGATCGAACCACTGTAATCCCCTGAATGAATGGGAGTCGTAGACGGTGGCGCCATGGGCGAAGGGACGGCTTGCATGGGTCGAGAAGACGTCGGCGGCGCTGGCGGGTCTAGGAGGGTTCGATCCATGGGCATATTGATGAGCGTTGGTGCTAGATGGTAGCGACAGACTTTGGCGTAGAGGCGGAGGAGAGAAGCGATGGGCGAGTCTCCGATGTTGCTGAACCACTCATCGACCGGATGGCCTTCGTTGGCTAGCTTGGCGGCGGCGCTCTTGCCCACGCGAAGGATACCGTCTCGAAGACCCTTGTAGGGCACGTGGCGGCCAAAGCGACACATTTCGTAAGTGGAAGAGAGCTCTTTGAAAAACGCCTTTGTCCTCGACAGAACGTAATCCACTTCCGGGGCGAGAACGATGTAGGCAACGTCCCTCTGACGACTGTAAGGTTCCAGCAAAAGTCTGTCCCAGTGTGGGATAGCCAGCGGGGCGATGGCGACCCAATCACGATCGAAGCCGGCCATGACCGACGGAATGGGCTGAGGTTCGCATCTGTCCTCCGTGCCCCGAACGGCCATCCTGTGGAATTGGCGCCAAGTTAATGGACCCTGAACGGCGAAGGGCGCCCTCCACAGTGTAGCTGCAGCCGCCCGTTTCTTTTGAATGCTGTCCTGTAAAAGCGGCTGCAACGTCCTCATGACGCGAATAACATCCTGACTGGAATTAGGTCCCTGGACGTGCAAAAACGGCCAATAATGAACAATAGGTCCATTGGTTCCGGCAGACGGCGATGAAGAATAAGGTGTCGAATGCGCCATTATGCCGTGGGATGGATGTGGCTGTCGTTGTTGCATGGCCATGCCGACTGGACTCGTCATGGGCAACGGCATGCCACCAACAACAGCAGAGGCCGGGGTAGACGGTCGACCTCGGACGGGCATCGTTGGACTGTGCAAAGACGGGCTCATCGGATGATGCATGTTTCCAGGACTGGGACCTTGGTATCCTGGTCCACCGGCACCAACAGGACCGCCAGCTTGAAATCCGCCCATCCCTTGATTGAACGGCATGCCGCCGTACGGATTGGGCGTTTGCGGTCCGTTATTCCaatgctgttgctgttgttgctgctgctgaggCTGTTGATAGGGTGGAGGTGGAGCTTGTTGCTGATGTACAGGAGAAGCCATAGGCATCGGAGAATTGTTGTATAAGGCTAACGTCAAGGCATTGCGGGCCGTTTCGCATCCGTCAGAGTAATCGAGGGCGTGCAAAAGGGAGGCCTTCCTCGTGGCTGCTTGCAACTGTTCTGCTCGGTAGAGGGGGCTGCTCGAATGGTGGAGCAGCAAGCACTGTTCCCGCAGCAACTCCATCAAAGCCACGGGCAGCGTGTCGACCAACGGAGCCGAGGCTTCCATCACAACGGCAGCAATAGACTGGCTGATGATGTCGCCCTTGTCCACAGCTTCCTTTTCGCAACCTTTGCCACCCAGcgctttgctgttgttgtctGACCCGTAGAGGGAGACTCCGGGACCGCACTCCAGCATCCGAGATCGCGTCAACATCTGCTGCTCCTGTTTGTCCGTCGAATGGCAAACTGCGTACAGAGAGCCGCGTTTGAACTGGCCAGGATCCTGCGTCGCCTGGACGCCTACAATCTCCAGTTCGTCTTCATAAAAGAGGCCAGCTTGATGGGCAAGATGCCGGTTCACGATCGCGCTGAAACCGCAATTACATCGACAGCTTTCCTCCTCGTGATTGTTTGGTGGCGGAGGAGGTAGTCCCAGCGATGAGCCTGGACCACCACCGTGACCCATTCCCGGGTAGTGCGACGAGTTCGTAAGCGCCCTCGATGACGAACGCGGATTAGACGATTCTGGAAGGTAAAAAACGGCATCTTGGCCGCGGATGGTGCCGACCCAATTTTGGCCGTCGCTGCAGACGCACACCGTACAGCTGTCGAAGTTGTGATCGCGGAAGATGTTCAACATGGAATCGCCAAGGACAATGTTCACCATTAGGGAATGGCATTCCGGCAAGTTGGAGTGATTGTTGACGTTGTTGACCTGCTGCGGTTGATGCtgatgctgctgttgctgctgctgctgaatTTGCAATTGGAGCTGCTGCTGTGGAGGGTGGTGGTGCGGGAATCCGGGCGGATGTTGAAGGAACCCAGGAGACTGAATTTgcccttgttggtgttgcaaCAGCTGCTTAAGTGTACCGTGCGGAGGGAAGCCGCCCATATTCATTGCTGGACGTTGAAGTGGTCCATGCCCGGACATACCACCGAAAGATGGCGGGATACCATCCAGTCCTCCGTAAGGAGACGGTGAGATGGGACTGAAGGGAGCAGGACCGCCACCTCGCGGGAAGTGTTGCTGCATTGGAGGAATCATCGGCGGAAGTCGCTGGAACGGTCGAATCGATGCGTGTTGATGCATCATGGGGCCTCGGGGCATGTCAACAATTCCCGACGAGTGATTCGCCGAGCTGTTGCTATTAACCGAAGGCCGGTAAGGCGCTGGTAGGAACAGAGGGCTCATTGTCTGGCTGGGCAACATCGGCAATGGCGCATACTTGGAGGAGTTGGCAACTTTCCAGACAGTTGGCGGTCGGTAAACATAAGACCAATCTTTGTTGACACTGTCTTCTTGTAGATATGTGGGGCTGCAACCATTAAGCGAATTACCGGAACCTGGCTCGCTCTTGATGCCATTGTGTCCGGAATTGTTCATGTCAATGTTCATCAGATCGACAGATCCTTCCATTTGGCCACACGGTGACTGCATGGGATGTTCGTGAGAAGGCGGCGTGGGGAACATGTTGGAGAATTCGGCCGAGGCCAAAATATTGACCCCGCCGGCTGTCAAATGGTGTCCGCCTAACATCGTCGTTCCCGGTGAGGGATGTGCTGCAGCGATGCCCCCACGCGGAGGTTTGTGATGGCCGTGTCCCATAAGCGCCGTATCTTCGGGGAGGCCGGCTGGTTTGTTCGATCCGGGTGGAGTAGGCACGGGGCACGTGTCGTTTGACTCGTCTGAATTGTCAAATATCTTGTCCAAGTCTTGATAGGAAGCCTGAAGCCCTTCGCTGGTGAACAGCGAGCTCGGATTCACTGGTTTTGCTGCTCCACCTGCTGCATTGGCCGAGTTCAGTGAATTGCTATCCTCATCCCTGCACGAGTCGGGTTCCTTCCTTTTACGAGATTGGCCGTTATGGCCTCCATCTTCGTCATAATCGGCTGAATCTCTGACTTCCATATCAAGCTgcattttcaaatttgattagattttttaaatttaaattacaacGATTGTGCgatttaaagaaataaagagaCAGTAATCGGCTCTCACCATTAAATTGCCGTTCATGTGCTTCCCACTAGAAGCTGATCCGTCAAAGGAATCCGCAGGGCGATCCCCATTCGGCGTCTGGGAGTTTTTGCCCAATTTCATTCGCTTCACTGGATGAAACAACctgaacaaacaaataaaatacacTATCAAGCGAGAAGCCAAACAACAAAGTAAAACAAGATTCTTCTTTACCAGGCCGTCATGCTACTATAATCGTAGAGCAAGCCGGGAGCAGTTTCTCCCTCTTTCAGTTCATCTTCGTAATCTTTTTGAGGAAGTACTATCTTTTTAATGCCAAAGAGATCGGCCGTGGAGCAAGTGCTGCCACCTCCGTTGGCTCCTCCGCCAACATTTGGCGTCGTTGGGGCCATCGACGTGGGAGGTCCACAGCTGGCAGGTTGCTGTCCGCCACTGCTGCGCGGCTGAGTGGCATGGCAAGAGCCGCCTCCTCCGCCGGCTGAATGCGGCCAGCCCGGCGTATCAACGCTCGGCAGGGCAACGTAAGGCGAATAGGCGGAAGAAGCTTGATTCGATTTCGGTCCACCCCCTGGGGTATGCGCTGCTCCGCCAGGAGTGGCTCGACTGCAATTCTGATCCTGGGACGTTGAATTGTGGTCGATGGCCGACGGCGTCGAAGGGATAAAGTTGGACGAAGGATCATTCGATGCTGGCGGATGAGGACTCGACAACGTAAGAGACGAATCTAAaacaacaaggaaaatgtatagtttaaaaaaaaagaaagaaattgtcAAACAATTTCTGTCAATTTACCCATGGGAGGGACGCTGGGCGGGGCGTGAGAGTGGGGCGTTGGTGGGGCAACCGAAGCCGGTGAGGCTAGCGTGAAAGGTCCAACGCTATTGTTGTTCCCACTAGAATTCATGCCATGATTGgaatgctgctgctgctgactTTGTTGGCTCAATGGCCCACGTAGAGCTGCCTGACTCCTCTGGTATGTCGGTAGCGCTGGGGCTGGTGCCGGTGTGGTGGCGCCACTGGTACTCGTTGTGTTTGTCATTCCCGCTCTATAGATACATAAACACAGACATGCCCCCCAacagaaaaaattcaaagcaaaaaaagagaaaaaaaaaggaaaaaaaaaacaaattaatttcACATCCACTTTCAAcgcgtttgttgtttttagaaaACAGTTAGTcgtatataaaaataataaaaaaaaaaacagcaagcATTGTCTTTTATAGCACCCAAGCCAAGATAGGTTTTTCTCAAGCTTGAATTCGTTATACAGGTGAACATTGCAACCCAATTGGATCATGTCAAAGTATCGCACtcgtattcctttttttttttttttttttaaggagggGTTTTTTTGGGTGATTCCAAAGAAGCCAACGTCTAAAGCGCAGTGGTAGTAGGAGGGATGAAATAACAGAAGGAGTGTGTATAAACAGCactagaaaaaagaattaaatagTAGTTAGAGGCTGCATCAGTTTAGCATCCGGAGCAAAGAATTCCCgcgcaaagaagaaaacggaagatgAAGAACAAAAGACAAATGATGGGAGGAACCAAAAAGCAATGTGTTGCACAGAGCACCAATCACGTCACTGCGTTCGTCGAAATTTGCGAGGCTTTTGCATTAGCAGACAGAACAACGTTTCGTaaagacgagaaaaaaaaaaaggaaagacaCGAATTGAAGTGAGGAAATTCAATGGTTCTCATACGAAAACGAAACACAAATAAAGGAGCCCGTGGAGAACCGGAGGCAAGAGCACAAGCTGTTATTTTGAGTTTGTTAGTAGTGAACAATATCATCCACAATCCATTTCAGGTTGCAGCTTGGATTCCGcgttaaaagagaaaaagcaaaagacACGTTCATTTTGGTTTCGCTCAAGAGCAGTGGTATAAAGCCGGGATAGATTCTCTTTCAATTGACCGAATAAAAAGCCAAGTAGTAATAGTAGTGATGGTGGTATTGGTAttggtagtagtagtagtagtgtTTTGCTGTGCGtatgtttttttcgtttgtcgGTTGCGGCATGATAAAAACTGACCTGTTGACCCTATCTTGCACGCCATCAACCGACCCTAATCCGCCGGGCGTCAGAGCAGCAGTGGCGTTATTGTCCGGCAACAGCTTTTGCCCAACACCGGCGACCGCAGTGTGGGCCCGAGCTGGCGCTGGGCAGGACGGGCGGTGGTGAAATGGCACCCCGCCGCCTCTCTTgccggaagaagaagaggaggaagaagaagaggacgggacagaagaggaggaggaggaggaagaagaagatatcaTTGTAGCAGTTGTAGCCATCTTGGCGTTGGAATTGGTGCTGACGCTGTTGCCCTGGCTGTTGCTTCCAGTTTTATTCCGTCTCGACCTaatgtttatttgtttttcaggGCGGATCGTATGAATGGGTGGGAAGAGGCAAATAGTTGGCCAACAATGTTTTGACATTACAAATCTTTCCACTCTCGGCAATAACaaattaaattcatttttctttgacaaACGTCTACGTTTGTTCTTTCATTAGTTCGTTCAAACtgaagaagagaaaacaattggaaggaaaatagaaaaaatcaacaaacTTACTTGACACAAATGCAGCTGTTCTTGATGGTAGGATCCAGGAAATCCCAAATGTTCGCCGTGGAATCTTTCTCATTCGTAGGTGTGGCTATCGTTGTCGCTGGTGAGGATGACAACACGACAGCGGTTGGATCGACCGACGTGGATTTCGGCTGTGGAAGCAGCCCTACAGGTGCGAGGAGTGTGTCTTGCCATGCTTGCTCAGCCAACCGTCTAGCTTCTTCAGGTCTCCAGGAATGAGCCGCTTGTGCAATCTTATTTAGTGCATCGGCTGTGCAACTGGGCACGGTGGAAATAAGTTGCTGCTGCGTCGAATGGTGAGCAGAAGCGTTCGACAATGTGCTAGACACTGCGGAGGAATGGCTAATACTGCGAGATATACTCGCCGGATTCGAAACCAGAGGCGGAGACGCTGGAGGTGTCATCAACATTCCTATTCAATTTTAATAGGCAAAAAATACGTAAGACTGGAGAAAACCGAAATTTTTTAGGCAGGAGAACGTACCTCCTTCGGAAGTTGCCAGCTGATTGAATGCAGCCGAATTGGCTGCGCTGTCCGCGTCACAGACCATAACGTAGCAAGTTGGATAGCGCATACGGACATTGCCGACGATGACTTCCACCATATCTTCGGTCTCCGAGGCCGATTCTAGACCTCCCTGACCACCGCCGGGACCAGGACCTCGCTGCTGCTGGCCTGCCCCTGCTCCGGTTGCTGTTGGGTTGTTATTGCTACCACATTCTACAGGATAATATTGGCGCCACTCTTCCATTAGCTTGCGGGTGGCGTGATCCGTTGATGACCGGTAGGAAACGCCAGTCAATACGCCTGCTAGGCCGTAAGGAGCCAACATAACTGTTCCAACGATGAAGATTGTTAAGTTAACAATTAGAATTCGAAGAGGAAGATTTTTATTAATTACTACCATGGACTCCACCGCTAGTGGCCTGTGCGGCGGCTAAATGCCTGTGGGTGATCTTGCGTACGACTGGATGTTGGCGAACATCAATGCTAGCGCAAACAGTAGATTCTCCatgaacgaaaaaagaaaatgaaaacgacaAGTGACCGTTCCTGGCTGGAATGGTGGTAGAGGAGTTGGTGGAATCCTGTTGttggtgctgctgctgctgctgttgcatGCAGACAGGATCCAGTCCTTCTTGAGGCTGGACAAACCATTTGCCCAGGCGAACAAAATCTCTCGACAGCAAACACCTGGGTTTTCATAGGTAGCAACCAGTTAATACACCTGCAAGCAAAAAATAACAGGAGGAAACTGACCTTTCAATGAGATTGTGAAGAGCTTTGAAGAGCAATGATCTGCATTCATACGAGAGACCATTCTCCCAAGATCCATGTTCACCTTCCATATTAAGGATCTCTGGCACAACAAGGTTACTGAGGTCTGGAGATGTATCACCATACCAAAATATCCACAACTCTTTAGCCCCGCTCAGAGTGCTCAAGCCATTTGAACCCTGTTGTGTGGTGGGATTGGGAAAGCCACTGGGAAACGATGGTGGGAATGCAGATGAACCACCGGGGCTAGGTGCTGATGATGAAGAAGGAATCCTCCTCCAAACACAAAGGATGTCATTGGAAAGGCATCGCCAGTAAGACAACAGAACAGGATCGTTGAGGTAATCCCAAGGCTGCTGGGTTCCTCCAGCCATCCCACGCATTTGTTGGTGGAGGTTGCCCTGCTGCCCACCGTACACTCCCCCACCACCAGGTTGAGGGCTGTATCCTTCTGAAGTTAACTTCCGCCATCGGATGCCACACAGATCCGTCtagaagaaaaataacaacagtGAATATACTGACAGTAGCACCAGGGGGTCATTAACCTGTAGAGTTACATCATATGACTGTTTTCAATAAACCATTTTTTGATGACATTATCTGACAGAGACTACCATAATGTAAAAAATTCTCCATAATAGAATAAAAATGCATTTAATGTATCACTGACAGCCGATTTGCCCGCTAAAGAACAAGAAAGTAGGGCATTGCACTGTGTCAATGTCTCGAGACGACACCTATGAAGAAGGCCGAGAATGGCGCCGAACAAGTCCCTCCATCGCTTTCTtccaactgttttttttttttgttttctcccttCCCCGGCGACCCAAATACTAATGAAACTCACAAACGTAAAATATGAATAggcgaatcaaatataccagGGCAAAGAAGTTAGTGTGGCAATCTTCTAAGCTAGCTCCATTGGTTTGCAAATTTGGATGGGCCATTTGTGTGTATGGTGGGAAGAGTGGGAGGGAGGTTTACGCTCGCTCACACACGCACTGaacacacacatatacacacacaacgTCGTGTGTATGTGGCTGATGTTGAACTGTGCAATAATACACCTATTTCACTCAATCGAACGGATTGTTTTCCTCGTCGATGAGCATCATGGCTGTAACATTcgtttttttcacaatttgaAACGCATCACACATACACCAAGTTGTCGGGGCACACACAAACTTCTTCGAGGGCGCCTCTCTTCCTCTCTCTTACTCTTCTTTCTCGTTGTAATAAGACGAATCACTACTAAACAAATGATCCAACGAAGATTAGAAGAAAAGTTAAGATGAAAAATCCAGTTAATTTCACCAACAAGCCATGGTGTCTTGGATTTTTGGAGCGCCGCAGCACACGCAGAAGCACAGAGGGAACCGAGACTTCGCTCTCCTCGTACACCTTTGCTCAGTGTTAGCCTCAATGGCCGACTTCAACGAACATTGCCCGAGGTTGCCATTGCAGCGTCGGCCATTGTGGTCCTTCTTATTGGTGGATGGTAGGTCACGTGActggaaaattttttcctCTCAATCTTTCCCCCCATTTCCACATTTGACAGCAGTAAAAGAATTCAGCATTTTTCTCTATTTCACTGATATTTTTGTGAAGTTTCAATCATTTacaaaaatcttttttaatgatctattgaattttaaactcaAAATCATACTAATTCCCATCAAAGGCTAATAACTTAATGAGGACAGCACTTTCTTTTCctgttaaaaaatattaaaaacaGAGCTTACAAAAAGCGGGAAAATATCATATCGTCATGAATTTCGGATATATTATTTGCATAGGAATGTTGAGGGAATGAACAATGGAAAGTTGTTGTTTGAAATATTTGAaacttcattttttcttcgaGTGTGTGAATTGAATCGTGACAAAACGCCGGCTGAACGTGAAACCAGGTGTCTTATGTCATCGATAGatggcttttgtttttcttacaaCAGCATGGCTTCTGGATTTTATCAAGTTtgtattttataatttaacatctttttatttgctttgCTCAAatttattcccttttttataGGCAAAACGCTTTGCGTCAACCATTGAGTCCGTCGCAAAATCTTTAAGAGATAAAAGTTATCTTCGTCCGCACAAACCTTATACTCCTCCGGCTGATGTCGAGCAAAAGCTCAATAGCATTTTCGAAAGCCAATTGGGATCAAATTCAGCACAGATAAGTAATGGCCGCATTAAGTTTAAAGTGCTTAGTGCTTGCTTCAAGGAATTTAATCATGGAATCCCTAACTCCAGATTACATGAAATTACAACCACAGGTAATAGCAGTTATCCAATCAGCCTAATCGGTGCTCATTTATTCATcacacacctttttttttcagacgaCATTAGAAGCTTCTATGTGCAAGAAATAGATGCAAGAGTTCCTctagaaaaattcaaatccaTTGAACTCCCACCGAATGTCTCAATCCAGTATGAATACCATCGTTTTCATCCAGAAACAGACACCATGTTTGGTGGTGTCAGTGCTTTCCCAAGAAGGTCTACTGTAGTCACTGGATTGTCTTACAAGAAGAAATATGCAGGCTACACATCAAAACCCTTATGGCATTAAGTCATTATTTGTTTCTGTATCTAACATATTAATAgtcaaacaataaatgaaaaaaacaaaacatgtatGCTTTATCTTGTtaactttttaaataaatagtCCATCTTTTGGTTGTAAAGAACTTTCAagtttatttgaaatttttcaaatgacATTGCATTCAGAATATAGGTCTTGGCAAAAATTTATAACATCTGAAAACGAAAATACGCTGGGAGAAGAGACTGATCAATCAGATGAAATAGGGAAGCGCTCCATTCCGTTCTATTGTCACATGATTCATGGACGTGCTAGTTGTCGAGTTAACCACCACATCATAAGCGGCTGCAACCCTCCCATGAAAAGCAAAAGATAGGTCCGGCGCTTGGAGCCCTCCCCGCTGAAACTAGCATTGTTCTCTCCATACGCGTCACGCGATGACTCTGGTAATATCTGAACTTTCAGCGAACGAATCTGCGAAATTAATTGATGTTTAATatagtttttttgtgtttttttcttagattttttGCTTCTATTTTACTTACTAAGAAGAACATGGTGGCTGCACTAACATATATGAGAGCTAAATGATATGCTGATGGCATAATGAAGCTAGCTATGACAGCAACAATCATTCTGAaacacgaaataaaaaaaaaataaaaaaaataatcctacacctgtaaataaaaattgattaaTTGATACCCGACGTATTTGTAAGAGGAAAATGCCAGAATGTCAAACGATGTAAGTTTTGTTTGAATATTCATAAGATAAAGCGTCACCCAAATGACCAACACTTCAAGAAGCGCCCAGATTAACGCTGTGCTGGCCTGAATACCTAATCCTTCAGGACTGAAACGTTCTTGAATGCCGAGTGATACACCGCCGATGAGCAAATATGTGACAAATGCCATAGCAGGTATGTAGAGGTCAGGTGCATTCAGTTCATATCGAGGTTGGACTGGTTCGTCCGGATTGTACTTGACCGACCAGTCCTAAATATAAGGAGAAAATTAATTATATTATTAATGGCTAATTTACATACAGCAGTTTCACTATTTTAACGAAGCTTACCCTATGCGTGAAAGG
This sequence is a window from Daphnia magna isolate NIES linkage group LG7, ASM2063170v1.1, whole genome shotgun sequence. Protein-coding genes within it:
- the LOC116927988 gene encoding mediator of RNA polymerase II transcription subunit 13-like isoform X2; translation: MAHPNLQTNGASLEDCHTNFFALTDLCGIRWRKLTSEGYSPQPGGGGVYGGQQGNLHQQMRGMAGGTQQPWDYLNDPVLLSYWRCLSNDILCVWRRIPSSSSAPSPGGSSAFPPSFPSGFPNPTTQQGSNGLSTLSGAKELWIFWYGDTSPDLSNLVVPEILNMEGEHGSWENGLSYECRSLLFKALHNLIERCLLSRDFVRLGKWFVQPQEGLDPVCMQQQQQQHQQQDSTNSSTTIPARNGHLSFSFSFFVHGESTVCASIDVRQHPVVRKITHRHLAAAQATSGGVHVMLAPYGLAGVLTGVSYRSSTDHATRKLMEEWRQYYPVECGSNNNPTATGAGAGQQQRGPGPGGGQGGLESASETEDMVEVIVGNVRMRYPTCYVMVCDADSAANSAAFNQLATSEGGMLMTPPASPPLVSNPASISRSISHSSAVSSTLSNASAHHSTQQQLISTVPSCTADALNKIAQAAHSWRPEEARRLAEQAWQDTLLAPVGLLPQPKSTSVDPTAVVLSSSPATTIATPTNEKDSTANIWDFLDPTIKNSCICVKAGMTNTTSTSGATTPAPAPALPTYQRSQAALRGPLSQQSQQQQHSNHGMNSSGNNNSVGPFTLASPASVAPPTPHSHAPPSVPPMDSSLTLSSPHPPASNDPSSNFIPSTPSAIDHNSTSQDQNCSRATPGGAAHTPGGGPKSNQASSAYSPYVALPSVDTPGWPHSAGGGGGSCHATQPRSSGGQQPASCGPPTSMAPTTPNVGGGANGGGSTCSTADLFGIKKIVLPQKDYEDELKEGETAPGLLYDYSSMTAWLFHPVKRMKLGKNSQTPNGDRPADSFDGSASSGKHMNGNLMLDMEVRDSADYDEDGGHNGQSRKRKEPDSCRDEDSNSLNSANAAGGAAKPVNPSSLFTSEGLQASYQDLDKIFDNSDESNDTCPVPTPPGSNKPAGLPEDTALMGHGHHKPPRGGIAAAHPSPGTTMLGGHHLTAGGVNILASAEFSNMFPTPPSHEHPMQSPCGQMEGSVDLMNIDMNNSGHNGIKSEPGSGNSLNGCSPTYLQEDSVNKDWSYVYRPPTVWKVANSSKYAPLPMLPSQTMSPLFLPAPYRPSVNSNSSANHSSGIVDMPRGPMMHQHASIRPFQRLPPMIPPMQQHFPRGGGPAPFSPISPSPYGGLDGIPPSFGGMSGHGPLQRPAMNMGGFPPHGTLKQLLQHQQGQIQSPGFLQHPPGFPHHHPPQQQLQLQIQQQQQQQHQHQPQQVNNVNNHSNLPECHSLMVNIVLGDSMLNIFRDHNFDSCTVCVCSDGQNWVGTIRGQDAVFYLPESSNPRSSSRALTNSSHYPGMGHGGGPGSSLGLPPPPPNNHEEESCRCNCGFSAIVNRHLAHQAGLFYEDELEIVGVQATQDPGQFKRGSLYAVCHSTDKQEQQMLTRSRMLECGPGVSLYGSDNNSKALGGKGCEKEAVDKGDIISQSIAAVVMEASAPLVDTLPVALMELLREQCLLLHHSSSPLYRAEQLQAATRKASLLHALDYSDGCETARNALTLALYNNSPMPMASPVHQQQAPPPPYQQPQQQQQQQQHWNNGPQTPNPYGGMPFNQGMGGFQAGGPVGAGGPGYQGPSPGNMHHPMSPSLHSPTMPVRGRPSTPASAVVGGMPLPMTSPVGMAMQQRQPHPSHGIMAHSTPYSSSPSAGTNGPIVHYWPFLHVQGPNSSQDVIRVMRTLQPLLQDSIQKKRAAAATLWRAPFAVQGPLTWRQFHRMAVRGTEDRCEPQPIPSVMAGFDRDWVAIAPLAIPHWDRLLLEPYSRQRDVAYIVLAPEVDYVLSRTKAFFKELSSTYEMCRFGRHVPYKGLRDGILRVGKSAAAKLANEGHPVDEWFSNIGDSPIASLLRLYAKVCRYHLAPTLINMPMDRTLLDPPAPPTSSRPMQAVPSPMAPPSTTPIHSGDYSGSINQSGMGPPNSGGSNSLQGSSSTFGVHHSSAPSSAMASVDGKPTSPKTEDGADGTSGHGASGANDASAAVDDEDMEPPSVVIYIVDPFSFGSDNLDLGRLTALGLLRCYHQMLSLLSETIQLNVSLQLISADAILQLGKDLNGASRYDSLRSLALNVFSQCKKLISQPSNVKSLTGFGPAAASDTFLKAKDEKNRAPYRVYIPAYVLAPTKDRTVCDLDPGVSTNGGPGSGPLSFLARPDKYSVLYVSYCLSEDQRWLIAACTDERGELVDSCTIGIDVPNRTKRKRVSVRRFGLQRLMDFILGVISTGVHPWRLVIGRVGRMGHGELKSWSALLSRKNLLRASRHLADICGQCSLVFPSQAPTLVSACLVSLEPDSHFRMMPDQVTPDERFGQQSANSHLSTPEDASCTHILVFPTSATTRSPQTTFHEENINGPDLGDDDLLSALNDDMGDGFEGMSGFDDIFMTWPETDQVNDGTDDLTSDITGGNSGGMNNMGGCGASRSPGASHGGVGGGSPGRGGMRSNMNPESPSGMGGHHAGGSGRQSPRAEQEEVGTLLQQPLALGYYVSTAPTGDMPSWFWSSCPHLARACPAFLKCALHLHNHAVQQSSDDLLLQQQQQQVNNSSKVHPLDSQVTTDVLRYVMEGYNALSWLSLDPKSRDRRSCLPIHIQLLVQLYHALAALV